A genomic region of Eucalyptus grandis isolate ANBG69807.140 chromosome 5, ASM1654582v1, whole genome shotgun sequence contains the following coding sequences:
- the LOC120293295 gene encoding uncharacterized protein LOC120293295, with amino-acid sequence MGQQKLNFASSLLSLVLFLIVAFPSLSDETPSPTASSSVPSPTRQQHQQEFRVKNGLPPSFLGRGYHKKRKAMKWKRPANDLRTRPFSVMLPKGFVPPSGSSPCHNDDPVASVAVYCSLSTTKSYRSRP; translated from the coding sequence ATGGGTCAACAAAAGTTGAACTTCGCATCGTCCCTCCTCTCCTTGGTCCTGTTCTTGATCGTCGCTTTCCCTTCGCTGTCCGATGAAACCCCATCGCCGACCGCCTCTTCCAGTGTGCCTTCACCGACTCGCCAACAACATCAACAGGAGTTCCGTGTCAAGAATGGGCTCCCACCTTCATTCCTGGGCAGAGGATACCACAAGAAGAGGAAGGCTATGAAGTGGAAACGCCCGGCCAATGATTTAAGGACGAGGCCGTTCTCAGTCATGCTTCCCAAGGGTTTTGTCCCTCCTTCTGGTTCATCCCCGTGCCACAACGATGATCCTGTCGCTTCAGTCGCGGTTTACTGTAGCCTCTCAACCACGAAAAGCTACCGATCGAGGCCATGA
- the LOC104444829 gene encoding potassium channel KAT3, with product MGLSHVNHGKHLKKLPLARVIAPPPSLYNRPWRDLLVEPKSFTAPTVVQQIWALDMSFSRMKNFLQRFCDDEFRMDSVTPGGFFSSDLLPSLGARINQTTRLRKYIISPYTPRYRAWEMWLIVLVLYSAWICPFEFAFLTYKIDALFIIDHIVNGFFAIDIILTFFVAYLDSQSYLLVDDPKKIALRYLSTWFIFDVCSTAPFQLISLLFTKHSSGLGFKALNMLRLWRLRRVSALFARLEKDIRFNYFWTRCTKLTSVTLFAVHCAGCFNYLIADTYPDPKRTWIGAVNPEFKTESLWDRYVSAIYWSITTLTTTGYGDLHAENPREMLFDIFYMLFNLGLTSYLIGNMTNLVVHWTSRTRNFRDTVRAASEFATRNQLPSCIQDQMLSHLCLKFKTESLKQQETLNSLPKAIRSSIAYYLFFPIVQSAYLFKGVSHDFLFQLVSEMEAEYFPPKEDVILANEAPTDLYILVSGAADLISSVEGHNQVLEKLVRGDVFGEIGVLCYRPQPFSMRTTEVSQILRLTSTSLVNIMRVNKEDGHVIMNNLSMKLKESEKLRFAHPRHDGPIHGEWLDRGQPEEAFVSSKYENDPQEDSIMPETQESNLVNPVSTNIGKLKSWDLSIDDILLSSFEDKKIPEEHRINFNGPEIGKNAIDAQCKHGSLGEPKLGRFELRKLPRVPEPNKERFSSKGVVKQSTKKRVTIHMQVPRDGSSSLRQPTKLIVLPDSIEDLLRVAGEKFGCDPRTTKLVNAENAEIDDIEVIRDHDHLFFLENMGYPVT from the exons ATGGGTTTGTCACATGTGAATCACGGAAAGCACCTAAAAAAGTTGCCCCTCGCCCGTGTCATCGCTCCTCCACCTTCCCTATATAATCGCCCTTGGAGGGACTTACTGGTCGAACCCAAAAGTTTCACAGCCCCTACTGTAGTTCAACAAATTTGGGCCCTCGACATGTCATTTTCCCGTATGAAAAACTTCTTACAACGGTTTTGTGATGATGAGTTCCGCATGGACAGTGTCACCCCCGGCGGTTTCTTCTCCAGTGATCTCCTCCCATCACTTGGAGCACGAATCAATCAAACCACTAGGCTTCGGAAGTACATCATCTCGCCTTATACCCCTCGATATAG GGCATGGGAGATGTGGCTCATTGTTCTGGTCCTTTATTCAGCGTGGATCTGCCCGTTTGAGTTCGCGTTTCTGACTTACAAAATTGATGCCCTTTTCATCATTGATCATATCGTCAACGGGTTCTTTGCCATTGACATCATTCTGACCTTTTTCGTGGCATATCTCGACAGCCAGTCCTATCTCCTAGTCGATGATCCAAAGAAAATTGCTCTCAG GTACTTGTCTACCTGGTTCATTTTCGATGTCTGCTCTACTGCACCATTTCAGTTGATTAGCCTCCTCTTCACCAAACATAGCAGCGGGCTCGGCTTCAAAGCGCTCAATATGCTCCGGTTGTGGCGATTACGGCGAGTCAGCGCTCTGTTTGCAAG ATTGGAAAAGGACATTCGGTTCAACTACTTCTGGACACGGTGCACCAAGCTGACCTCT GTGACCCTCTTTGCCGTGCACTGCGCTGGATGCTTCAATTATTTGATTGCTGATACATACCCCGACCCGAAGAGAACTTGGATCGGTGCAGTAAACCCGGAGTTCAAAACAGAGAGCCTCTGGGACAGATACGTCTCCGCCATATATTGGTCCATTACCACATTAACCACGACAGGCTACGGAGACTTGCATGCAGAGAACCCCAGGGAGATGCTATTCGACATATTTTACATGCTTTTCAACTTAGGACTGACATCTTACCTCATCGGTAACATGACAAATCTCGTCGTGCACTGGACCAGCCGCACCAGAAACTTC AGGGATACGGTCAGAGCAGCTTCCGAATTTGCTACACGAAATCAGCTCCCCTCGTGTATACAGGATCAAATGCTCTCTCACCTCTGTCTCAAGTTCAAAACTGAAAGCCTGAAGCAACAAGAGACCTTAAACAGCCTGCCCAAAGCCATCCGTTCGAGCATCGCATACTACCTCTTCTTCCCAATCGTTCAGAGCGCCTACCTGTTCAAAGGGGTGTCCCATGACTTTCTTTTCCAGTTG GTGTCAGAAATGGAGGCCGAGTATTTTCCACCGAAGGAAGACGTGATTTTGGCGAATGAGGCTCCTACAGATCTTTACATACTTGTTTCAGGAGCAGCG GATCTGATATCCAGCGTCGAAGGACACAATCAA GTTCTTGAGAAGTTGGTCAGGGGGGATGTGTTTGGGGAGATCGGAGTTCTTTGCTACAGGCCACAGCCATTCTCGATGCGGACAACAGAGGTCTCGCAGATACTGAGGTTAACTAGCACTTCACTGGTGAACATCATGCGGGTGAATAAGGAAGATGGTCATGTCATCATGAACAACCTCTCCATG AAATTGAAAGAGTCAGAAAAATTAAGGTTTGCGCACCCACGACATGATGGACCAATCCATGGTGAATGGCTTGACAGAGGACAGCCTGAAGAGGcttttgtttcctccaaatatGAAAACGACCCACAGGAAGACTCAATAATGCCGGAAACGCAGGAATCCAATCTCGTAAATCCAGTCTCCACCAACATCGGGAAACTGAAGAGCTGGGACCTGAGCATTGATGACATCTTACTTTCTTCTTTCGAAGATAAAAAGATACCAGAGGAGCATAGAATCAACTTCAATGGGCCAGAAATTGGTAAGAACGCAATAGATGCCCAATGCAAGCACGGATCCCTTGGGGAACCAAAGTTAGGGAGATTCGAGCTGAGAAAGTTGCCCAGAGTTCCCGAACCAAACAAAGAGAGGTTTTCATCCAAAGGTGTAGTAAAACAATCAACCAAGAAAAGAGTCACCATCCATATGCAGGTCCCAAGAGATGGTAGTTCATCATTGAGACAGCCTACAAAGTTGATAGTCCTGCCGGATTCGATAGAAGATCTGCTAAGAGTTGCTG GAGAAAAGTTTGGATGCGACCCCCGAACCACAAAGTTAGTAAATGCAGAGAACGCCGAAATAGATGACATTGAAGTCATTCGAGACCATgatcatttgtttttccttgaAAACATGGGCTATCCAGTGACATGA